Proteins from a genomic interval of Aureimonas sp. AU20:
- a CDS encoding FitA-like ribbon-helix-helix domain-containing protein — MASLTIRNIDEDLKRKLQIRAAHNGRSMEQDLRLALQALVEEVPQSPYRSEADARERFERIMALAHPPLEPFDQKAVSDEINDFVP, encoded by the coding sequence ATGGCCAGCTTGACCATTCGCAACATCGACGAGGATCTCAAGCGCAAGCTCCAGATTCGCGCAGCCCACAACGGTCGCTCGATGGAGCAAGATCTGCGCTTGGCCTTGCAAGCGCTCGTCGAGGAGGTGCCGCAGTCTCCCTACAGAAGCGAGGCGGACGCGCGCGAGCGGTTCGAGCGGATCATGGCGCTTGCCCACCCGCCGCTGGAGCCTTTTGACCAGAAGGCTGTGTCGGACGAGATCAACGACTTCGTTCCGTGA
- the ubiB gene encoding 2-polyprenylphenol 6-hydroxylase: MSNPVTGTIALVRAVWIMAREGVFSALPAEGLPPMAALAHKAAGLLARRSAVRRARKDRLAAALNRLGPSYVKLGQFLATRPDIVGTEIALELSDLQDKVPPYPRQVAIETIEVTLGRRIDDLFIEFGEVVGAASIAQVHKARVLTREGEERFVAVKVIRPGVRVRFLREMQAFAFIARVLEIVVPSSRRLRPVAVVETLAQSTRIEMDLRLEAAASSEMADNTRDDPGFRVPGIDWERTGRDVLTMEWVDGIKMNDVAAVRAAGHDLPRLGVNLIQAFLRHSMRDGFFHADMHPGNLFVAPDGTIVAVDLGIVGRLSADSRRFLAEILYGFIQRDYRRVAEVHFEAGYVPRNQDVLSFAQALRAIGEPIHGQPAETISMGHLLTLLFEVTELFDMHARPELVLLQKTMVVVEGVARSYDPRFNMWQAAEPVVSDYILSEIGPAAKLRDAREGLEALGRIAKRLPDFATGLEVFAKNMPDLIENGIHINDDDLLELAKESRTGLVISHIAQIASAIALVVIAWQLTFG, translated from the coding sequence GTGAGCAATCCCGTCACCGGCACGATCGCCCTCGTCCGGGCGGTCTGGATCATGGCCCGCGAGGGCGTCTTTTCCGCGCTTCCCGCAGAAGGCCTGCCGCCCATGGCGGCGCTCGCCCACAAGGCGGCGGGGCTTTTGGCGCGCCGCTCGGCCGTGCGCCGGGCGCGCAAGGACCGGCTCGCCGCCGCGCTGAACCGGCTCGGGCCGTCCTACGTCAAGCTCGGCCAGTTCCTCGCCACGCGGCCCGACATCGTCGGCACCGAAATCGCGCTGGAGCTCAGCGACCTGCAGGACAAGGTGCCGCCCTATCCCCGGCAGGTCGCAATCGAGACGATCGAGGTGACGCTCGGCCGGCGCATCGACGATCTGTTCATCGAGTTCGGCGAGGTCGTGGGCGCCGCCTCGATCGCCCAGGTCCACAAGGCCCGCGTCCTGACGCGCGAGGGCGAGGAGCGTTTCGTCGCGGTCAAGGTCATCCGACCGGGCGTGCGCGTGCGCTTCCTGCGCGAGATGCAGGCCTTCGCCTTCATCGCCCGTGTGCTCGAGATCGTGGTGCCCTCGTCGCGGCGCCTGCGGCCCGTCGCCGTGGTGGAAACGCTGGCCCAGTCCACCCGCATCGAGATGGACCTGCGCCTAGAGGCTGCGGCTTCCTCCGAGATGGCCGACAACACCAGGGACGATCCCGGTTTTCGCGTGCCCGGCATCGACTGGGAGCGCACGGGCCGCGACGTCCTCACCATGGAATGGGTGGACGGCATCAAGATGAACGACGTGGCCGCCGTGCGCGCGGCGGGCCACGACCTGCCGCGCCTCGGCGTCAACCTGATCCAGGCCTTCCTGCGCCATTCCATGCGCGACGGCTTCTTCCATGCCGACATGCATCCGGGAAACCTCTTCGTCGCCCCGGACGGCACGATCGTTGCGGTCGATCTCGGCATCGTCGGCCGCCTGTCGGCGGACTCGCGCCGCTTCCTAGCCGAGATTCTTTACGGCTTCATCCAGCGCGATTATCGCCGCGTCGCCGAGGTGCATTTCGAGGCGGGCTACGTGCCGCGCAATCAGGACGTCCTGTCCTTCGCGCAGGCCCTTCGCGCCATCGGCGAGCCGATCCACGGCCAGCCGGCCGAGACCATCTCCATGGGCCATCTCCTGACGCTTCTCTTCGAGGTGACGGAGCTCTTCGACATGCATGCCCGGCCCGAGCTAGTTCTGCTGCAGAAGACCATGGTCGTGGTGGAAGGCGTTGCGCGCTCCTACGACCCGCGCTTCAACATGTGGCAGGCGGCCGAGCCGGTCGTGTCGGACTATATCCTGTCGGAGATCGGCCCGGCGGCGAAGCTGCGCGACGCGCGCGAGGGGCTGGAGGCGCTGGGGCGCATCGCCAAGCGCCTGCCCGACTTCGCGACGGGTCTGGAAGTCTTTGCCAAGAACATGCCGGACCTCATCGAGAACGGCATCCACATCAACGACGACGATCTTCTGGAACTCGCCAAGGAATCGCGCACCGGCCTCGTGATCAGCCACATCGCCCAGATCGCCTCGGCGATCGCTCTGGTGGTGATCGCCTGGCAGCTGACCTTCGGGTAG
- the ubiE gene encoding bifunctional demethylmenaquinone methyltransferase/2-methoxy-6-polyprenyl-1,4-benzoquinol methylase UbiE, whose amino-acid sequence MSESRVGSAEGMETSYGFETVSGRDEKQARVNEVFHRVAERYDIMNDLMSGGMHRLWKDALVNWLAPSKRPGWRFLDVAGGTGDVAMRIVEASNRQAEGTVLDINGSMLAVGAERAKKRGLDENLLFVEGNAEDLKLPAESFDAYTIAFGIRNVPRIDLALSEAYRVLKPGGRFLCLEFSEVELPVLDKLYDLWSFKAIPAIGQAVAKDRDSYEYLVESIRRFPNQVNFASAIRKAGFERVSYRNLTGGISAIHSGWKL is encoded by the coding sequence ATGTCCGAGTCCCGAGTCGGCTCCGCGGAAGGAATGGAAACGTCCTACGGCTTCGAGACCGTCTCGGGCCGCGACGAGAAGCAGGCGCGCGTCAACGAGGTGTTCCACCGCGTGGCCGAGCGCTACGACATCATGAACGACCTCATGTCGGGCGGCATGCACCGGCTCTGGAAGGACGCGCTGGTCAATTGGCTGGCCCCGTCCAAGCGGCCCGGCTGGCGCTTTCTGGATGTCGCCGGTGGCACGGGCGACGTCGCCATGCGCATCGTGGAAGCCTCGAACCGGCAGGCCGAGGGCACGGTGCTCGACATCAACGGCTCCATGCTGGCGGTCGGCGCCGAGCGCGCCAAGAAGCGCGGGCTGGACGAGAATCTTCTCTTCGTGGAAGGCAATGCCGAGGATCTGAAGCTGCCGGCTGAGAGCTTCGACGCCTATACGATCGCCTTCGGCATCCGCAACGTGCCGCGCATCGACCTCGCCCTGTCGGAGGCCTACCGCGTCCTGAAGCCGGGCGGGCGCTTCCTGTGCCTCGAATTCTCCGAGGTCGAGCTGCCGGTTCTCGACAAGCTCTACGATCTCTGGAGCTTCAAGGCCATTCCCGCCATCGGCCAGGCCGTGGCGAAGGACCGCGATTCCTACGAATATCTCGTGGAATCCATCCGCCGCTTTCCCAATCAGGTGAATTTCGCGAGCGCCATCCGCAAGGCCGGCTTCGAGCGCGTCTCCTATCGCAACCTGACGGGCGGCATCTCGGCCATCCATTCCGGCTGGAAGCTGTAA
- the mutM gene encoding bifunctional DNA-formamidopyrimidine glycosylase/DNA-(apurinic or apyrimidinic site) lyase, whose protein sequence is MPELPEVETVRRGLQPVMEGARIERVEARRPDLRFPLPERLAERIEGRRIESLSRRAKYLLADLEGGLVLAMHLGMSGSFRIETAEGDGASAPVAGAAFHLARSEDRLHDHVIFHLARPEGGPARIVFNDPRRFGYMTLVPKAEMADHPHFRALGLEPTGNALSGADLAPRFRGKAAPLKAALLDQTIIAGLGNIYVCEALWRARLSPRREAGSIVKKDGTATQRLDTLALHIRETIADAIEAGGSTLRDYRQADGSLGYFQHRFNVYDREGEPCRHETCRGIVQRIVQSGRSTFFCPVCQR, encoded by the coding sequence ATGCCCGAATTGCCAGAGGTGGAGACGGTGCGTCGCGGCTTGCAGCCGGTGATGGAGGGCGCGCGGATCGAGCGGGTCGAGGCGCGCCGGCCGGACCTGCGCTTTCCCCTGCCCGAGCGCCTCGCCGAGCGGATCGAGGGCCGCCGCATCGAGAGCCTGTCGCGCCGGGCGAAGTATCTCCTGGCCGATCTCGAAGGCGGTCTCGTGCTCGCCATGCATCTCGGCATGTCCGGCTCGTTCCGCATCGAGACGGCGGAGGGCGACGGAGCCTCCGCGCCGGTGGCGGGCGCGGCCTTCCATCTCGCCCGCAGCGAGGACCGGCTGCACGACCATGTGATCTTCCATCTCGCGCGGCCGGAAGGCGGCCCGGCGCGCATCGTCTTCAACGACCCGCGCCGCTTCGGCTACATGACGCTGGTGCCCAAGGCCGAGATGGCGGACCACCCGCATTTTCGCGCCCTCGGCCTGGAGCCGACCGGCAACGCCCTGTCGGGCGCCGATCTCGCGCCGCGCTTTCGGGGCAAGGCTGCGCCCTTGAAGGCCGCGCTGCTCGACCAGACGATCATCGCGGGCCTCGGCAATATCTATGTCTGCGAGGCGTTGTGGCGCGCCCGCCTGTCGCCCCGGCGCGAGGCGGGTTCGATCGTGAAGAAGGACGGCACGGCGACGCAGCGGCTCGACACGCTCGCCCTTCACATTCGTGAGACCATCGCCGACGCGATCGAGGCCGGCGGCTCCACCTTGCGGGACTATCGGCAAGCCGACGGGAGCCTTGGCTATTTCCAGCATCGCTTCAACGTCTACGACCGCGAGGGCGAGCCCTGCCGGCACGAGACCTGTCGCGGCATCGTCCAGCGCATCGTCCAGTCCGGCCGTTCGACCTTTTTTTGCCCGGTGTGCCAGCGCTGA
- a CDS encoding ABC transporter ATP-binding protein has translation MRAGSILDTTPIRNDLKAKTGAAGALSLDVRGLAKSVGADRQLFSGLDLAVRPGEVVAIVGESGVGKSTLLNILAGLDDADQGEVRIETTELGALGEAARTKLRRERIGFVFQAFHILPYLTLRQNVALPLALVSADRATIEGRADAMLEAVGLGTRGGDYARDLSGGEMQRVAIARALVHRPALILADEPTGNLDPETAGRILALFAERAREGGSAAVIVTHSRATAAIADRVLVLTRQGLEAGEGPAA, from the coding sequence ATGAGAGCAGGATCGATTTTGGACACGACGCCGATCAGGAACGATCTTAAGGCCAAGACCGGCGCGGCTGGGGCGCTGAGCCTCGACGTGCGGGGCCTCGCCAAATCCGTCGGCGCCGACCGGCAGCTTTTCTCGGGGCTCGACCTTGCGGTGCGGCCGGGCGAAGTGGTGGCGATCGTCGGGGAATCGGGCGTCGGCAAGTCGACCCTCCTCAACATCCTGGCGGGGCTCGACGACGCGGACCAGGGCGAGGTCCGCATCGAGACGACGGAACTCGGCGCCTTGGGCGAGGCGGCGCGCACGAAGCTGCGGCGCGAGCGGATCGGCTTCGTCTTCCAGGCCTTCCACATCCTGCCCTATCTCACGCTCCGGCAGAACGTCGCCCTGCCGCTGGCGCTCGTCTCGGCCGACCGCGCGACGATCGAGGGACGCGCGGACGCGATGCTGGAGGCGGTCGGACTCGGCACGCGCGGCGGCGACTATGCCCGCGATCTGTCGGGCGGCGAGATGCAGCGCGTCGCCATCGCCCGCGCCCTCGTCCATCGCCCAGCGCTGATCCTCGCCGACGAGCCGACCGGCAATCTCGACCCGGAAACCGCCGGCCGCATCCTGGCGCTGTTTGCCGAGCGGGCGCGCGAGGGCGGCTCGGCCGCCGTGATCGTCACCCATTCGCGCGCAACGGCCGCGATTGCCGACCGGGTCCTGGTTCTCACCCGCCAAGGCCTCGAAGCCGGCGAAGGGCCGGCGGCGTGA
- a CDS encoding FtsX-like permease family protein, translating to MSGARSDLAGARLALGWLIGGEWRAHPSRFLATALAIAVGVALGFAVHLVNGSALSAFGGAVRAVNGAADLSVRATTPLGLDEALYGEVARAAGVRDASPVVSIEARGERGALTLLGLDVIRAIRVTPSLVGLSPRGPDTSNNDVFDADALYLSRAAQVALGTGIGQSLDLSANGRTARFRVAGALPGVPEGQAVGVIDIASAQWRFDRLGRIDRIDLNLSDRNAAEPALRAVLPTGATLASTQTEEAQGSALSRAYRVNLDMLALVALLTGGFLVFSAQSLSVARRLRAFALVRTLGLPRRGVVAAVALEGLLIGVLGASAGLAAGYGLAVLALRVFGGDLGAGYFSGASQIVFQPLAALLFFALGLAAALAGSILPARAASRAAPAAALKNSGDLLDPRAPVPWKPAAILLALGVGAALLPAVARLPVFGFLGMALMLAGGVAGVPFLSRLLLGPLARRQSRSVPGQLATRHLHGAPGQAATALCGIVASTALMIAMASMVTSFRGAVDEWLGQVLSADLYLRTEGAGFDPETQSRLAAVPGVGTLTFSRQFPLTIEPDQPPVVLIARPVDPARPEGLLALIGRTQAPAAGTLPVYVSEPASRLHGWRLGDTIALPIGTGAERFSVAGIWRDYARQAGAVILAEADYTSLTGDRTRDEAMVMLAPGADEAKVQADLRASLPEATRATVALSRPAELRRFALDLFDRSFAVTYILEGVAILVGLAGVAATVSAQTLARSREFGMLRHLGLTKGQILAMLAREGALLGLVGGVAGVLLGLALAQVLIHVINPQSFNWTMATLVPFGTIPAVVAALVLAAAGTAILAGRRATHQSAVLAVREDW from the coding sequence GTGAGCGGCGCGCGCTCCGATCTCGCCGGCGCCCGGCTGGCGCTCGGCTGGCTGATCGGGGGCGAATGGCGCGCCCACCCTTCCCGCTTCCTCGCCACGGCCCTTGCCATCGCGGTCGGCGTGGCGCTCGGCTTTGCCGTGCATCTCGTCAACGGCTCGGCGCTCAGCGCCTTTGGCGGCGCGGTGCGGGCGGTGAACGGCGCGGCCGATCTTTCCGTGCGCGCCACGACGCCGCTCGGGCTGGACGAGGCGCTTTATGGCGAGGTGGCGCGGGCGGCGGGCGTGCGGGACGCCAGCCCGGTGGTGAGCATCGAAGCGCGCGGCGAGCGCGGCGCGCTGACGCTGCTCGGGCTCGACGTGATCCGCGCCATCCGCGTGACGCCGAGCTTGGTCGGCCTGTCTCCACGCGGGCCGGACACGAGCAACAACGACGTGTTCGACGCGGACGCGCTCTATCTCTCCCGCGCCGCGCAAGTCGCGCTCGGCACCGGCATCGGCCAGTCGCTCGACCTCTCCGCCAACGGCCGAACCGCGCGCTTTCGCGTTGCCGGCGCCTTGCCCGGCGTGCCGGAGGGGCAGGCGGTCGGGGTGATCGACATCGCCAGCGCGCAATGGCGCTTCGACCGGCTGGGGCGGATCGACCGGATCGACCTGAATTTGAGCGATCGCAACGCCGCCGAGCCCGCGCTGCGCGCGGTGCTTCCCACGGGGGCGACGCTCGCCAGCACGCAGACCGAGGAGGCGCAGGGCAGCGCCCTGTCGCGTGCCTATCGCGTCAATCTCGACATGCTGGCGCTGGTGGCGCTGCTCACCGGCGGCTTTCTCGTGTTCTCCGCGCAGTCGCTCTCCGTCGCGCGGCGCCTGCGCGCCTTCGCCCTGGTGCGCACGCTCGGCCTGCCCCGGCGCGGCGTGGTCGCGGCCGTGGCGTTGGAAGGGCTGCTGATCGGCGTTCTCGGCGCATCGGCGGGGCTTGCCGCCGGCTACGGCCTTGCGGTTCTGGCGCTGCGAGTCTTCGGCGGAGATCTGGGCGCTGGCTATTTCAGCGGCGCCTCGCAGATCGTCTTCCAGCCGCTCGCCGCGCTTCTCTTCTTCGCGCTCGGCCTCGCGGCGGCTTTGGCCGGCAGCATCCTGCCGGCGCGGGCGGCCTCGCGCGCCGCACCGGCGGCGGCGCTCAAGAACAGCGGCGATCTTCTCGACCCGCGCGCGCCCGTGCCCTGGAAGCCGGCGGCCATCCTGCTGGCGCTCGGCGTCGGGGCGGCGCTCCTGCCCGCCGTGGCGCGGCTGCCCGTCTTCGGCTTTCTCGGCATGGCCTTGATGCTGGCGGGGGGCGTGGCCGGCGTGCCCTTCCTGTCACGCCTGCTGCTCGGCCCGCTCGCGCGCCGCCAGAGCCGCTCGGTGCCGGGCCAGCTCGCGACGCGCCATCTCCACGGCGCGCCGGGCCAGGCCGCGACCGCACTCTGCGGCATCGTCGCGTCCACCGCCCTGATGATCGCCATGGCGAGCATGGTAACGAGCTTTCGCGGCGCGGTGGACGAATGGCTGGGGCAGGTTCTGTCGGCCGATCTCTATCTCAGAACCGAGGGCGCCGGCTTCGACCCGGAAACGCAGAGCCGCCTCGCCGCCGTTCCCGGCGTCGGCACGCTGACCTTCAGCCGGCAGTTTCCGCTCACGATCGAGCCCGACCAGCCGCCTGTGGTGCTGATCGCCCGGCCCGTCGACCCCGCGCGCCCGGAAGGGCTGCTGGCGCTGATCGGCCGAACTCAGGCCCCCGCCGCCGGCACGCTGCCCGTCTATGTCTCCGAGCCCGCCTCGCGCCTCCATGGCTGGCGCCTCGGCGATACGATCGCCCTGCCAATCGGCACCGGGGCCGAGCGCTTCTCGGTCGCCGGCATCTGGCGCGACTATGCAAGGCAGGCCGGCGCGGTGATCTTGGCCGAGGCCGACTATACGAGCCTGACCGGCGACCGGACGCGCGACGAGGCCATGGTCATGCTCGCCCCCGGCGCGGACGAAGCCAAGGTGCAGGCGGATCTGCGGGCGAGCCTGCCGGAGGCGACGCGCGCCACGGTCGCGCTGTCGCGTCCCGCCGAGCTCAGGCGCTTCGCGCTCGACCTGTTCGACCGGTCCTTCGCCGTCACCTACATTCTGGAGGGCGTTGCGATCCTCGTCGGCTTGGCCGGTGTCGCGGCCACCGTTTCGGCACAGACGCTGGCGCGCTCGCGCGAGTTCGGCATGCTGCGCCATCTCGGCCTCACCAAGGGGCAGATCCTCGCCATGCTGGCGCGCGAGGGCGCGCTGCTCGGCCTTGTCGGCGGCGTGGCCGGCGTGCTTCTCGGCCTCGCGCTGGCGCAGGTCTTGATCCACGTCATCAACCCGCAATCCTTCAACTGGACCATGGCGACCCTGGTGCCGTTCGGCACGATCCCCGCCGTGGTCGCGGCGCTGGTTCTGGCGGCGGCGGGAACGGCGATCCTCGCCGGCCGGCGCGCGACGCATCAAAGCGCGGTTCTGGCCGTGCGGGAGGATTGGTGA